The following coding sequences are from one Shewanella putrefaciens window:
- a CDS encoding antibiotic biosynthesis monooxygenase family protein — translation MIAVIFEVIPTKEGKEEYLHVAAEMRQYLEGRKGLISIERFQSLTDDGKVLSLSFWEDQASITQWRNQMAHSIAEQTGIVPCLFNSYRIRVAEVVQDYSETVHVEAE, via the coding sequence ATGATCGCGGTAATTTTTGAAGTCATCCCGACAAAGGAAGGGAAGGAAGAGTATCTGCACGTGGCGGCTGAAATGCGCCAATATTTAGAAGGCCGTAAGGGACTGATCTCGATCGAACGTTTTCAGAGTTTAACCGACGATGGCAAAGTGCTGAGTTTGTCGTTTTGGGAAGACCAAGCTTCGATCACCCAATGGCGTAATCAGATGGCTCACAGCATTGCCGAGCAAACGGGTATAGTGCCTTGTTTGTTTAACTCTTATCGCATTCGGGTGGCAGAAGTCGTGCAAGATTACAGTGAAACTGTGCATGTTGAAGCTGAGTAA
- the mscL gene encoding large-conductance mechanosensitive channel protein MscL: MSLIKEFKAFASRGNVIDMAVGIIIGAAFGKIVSSFVADVIMPPIGIILGGVNFSDLSIVLQAAQGDAPSVVIAYGKFIQTVIDFTIIAFAIFMGLKAINTLKRKEEEAPKAPPAPTKEEELLSEIRDLLKAQQEK, from the coding sequence ATGAGCTTAATTAAAGAGTTCAAGGCTTTTGCGTCCCGCGGCAATGTGATCGATATGGCCGTTGGTATCATCATAGGTGCCGCATTCGGCAAAATCGTCTCGTCCTTCGTGGCCGATGTCATCATGCCACCGATTGGTATCATCCTAGGTGGTGTGAATTTTAGTGATTTGAGCATAGTGCTTCAGGCAGCCCAAGGTGATGCGCCTTCTGTGGTGATTGCCTATGGCAAATTCATTCAAACCGTTATCGACTTTACGATTATCGCCTTCGCGATTTTTATGGGTTTAAAAGCCATTAACACCCTAAAACGCAAGGAAGAAGAAGCGCCTAAAGCACCACCCGCACCGACCAAAGAAGAAGAGTTGCTGTCTGAAATCCGCGATCTATTGAAAGCTCAACAAGAAAAATAA